A region from the Drosophila mauritiana strain mau12 chromosome 2L, ASM438214v1, whole genome shotgun sequence genome encodes:
- the LOC117139580 gene encoding inactive pancreatic lipase-related protein 1 translates to MHKAIKNKSRLLCGLKNSKADLTTAKFILYYGPTVADSDIYDLTDFQSLLEDEHLDLGKNTVLYLHGYLEDPDVESIHVIAEAYLERKDTNLIVLDWGELADGNYIFDAFPNLKQLGPELAKVLLKMFDHGLDIEKFHIVGHSMGGQLAGLLGREITKRTKGVRKIKRISALDPAFPLFYPGTHLSANDAEFVDVIHTDAWLYGAPTSTGTADFWPNGGYSLQPGCPKRNYKMLSDNDLSSHRRSWWFWAESVSDRYPIGFDAVPAKKWSDFKQNKIVENCPPVVMGHHCPTTIHGDFYLQTNGHTPFARGKEGTVYVDPKDLLGNTHSITCDCPSEKTN, encoded by the exons ACCCACGGTGGCAGATAGCGATATCTATGACCTAACCGATTTCCAGAGTCTTCTGGAGGACGAGCACTTGGATTTGGGCAAGAACACCGTGCTCTATTTGCACGGCTACTTGGAAGATCCGGATGTGGAGAGCATTCACGTCATAGCCGAGGCCTATCTGGAGCGAAAGGATACCAATCTTATTGTCCTGGACTGGGGTGAACTGGCCGATGGCAACTACATTTTCGATGCCTTCCCGAACCTCAAACAACTGGGCCCAGAGCTGGCCAAGGTCCTGCTCAAAATGTTCGACCATGGCCTGGACATTGAGAAGTTCCACATTGTCGGGCACTCGATGGGCGGCCAGCTGGCCGGACTCCTCGGCCGAGAGATTACTAAACGCACCAAGGGCGTCAGAAAGATAAAAAG AATTTCCGCTTTGGATCCCGCATTTCCGCTCTTCTATCCGGGCACGCACCTGTCTGCCAATGATGCGGAGTTCGTCGACGTGATACACACGGACGCCTGGCTGTACGGAGCTCCGACGAGCACGGGCACGGCGGACTTCTGGCCCAATGGTGGATACAGTCTGCAGCCTGGCTGTCCCAAGCGAAACTACAAGATGCTCAGCGACAACGATTTGTCCAGTCATCGGCGGAGCTGGTGGTTCTGGGCCGAGAGCGTGTCGGATCGGTATCCCATCGGATTCGATGCTGTGCCCGCCAAGAAATGGTCCGACTTCAAGCAGAACAAAATAGTAGAGAATTGCCCGCCCGTGGTGATGGGTCATCATTGTCCCACGAC AATTCATGGCGACTTTTACTTACAAACCAACGGACATACACCTTTTGCTCGAGGCAAGGAGGGCACTGTCTACGTTGACCCCAAGGATCTGCTGGGAAATACCCACAGTATCACCTGTGACTGCCCGTCGGAGAAAACGAATTAA